In one Nicotiana tomentosiformis chromosome 6, ASM39032v3, whole genome shotgun sequence genomic region, the following are encoded:
- the LOC138893867 gene encoding secreted RxLR effector protein 78-like — MEKILPLLISPNQSGFVKGRSIFENVRLTQEIITDIRLREKPANVLIKLDMAKTCDRVSWKYLLHVLRKMGFAEHFINMIGNLLINNWYSCLINGQATGYFKTSKGVKQGDPLSPALFILSVKVLSISLNNLFLDKKFKGFGMPKWTDPLNHLAYADDTIIFSFTDPYSLKKVVDVLTNYE, encoded by the coding sequence ATGGAGAAGATACTTCCCTTGTTGATTTCGCCCAATCAATCGGGCTTTGTTAAAGGAAGGAGTATTTTtgaaaatgttaggcttacacAAGAGATAATAACCGACATAAGGTTGAGAGAGAAACCGGCCAATGTCCtaatcaagcttgatatggcGAAGACTTGCGACAGGGTTTCTTGGAAATATCTTCTACATGTTTTGAGGAAGATGGGGTTTGCTGAGCATTTCATCAACATGATAGGGAACCTATTGATCAACAACTGGTACTCATGTCTTATCAATGGCCAAGCAACAGGGTACTTCAAGACCAGCAAAGGGGTGAAACAAGGTGACCCCCTTTCTCCGGCATTATTCATTCTGTCTGTGAAAGTTCTATCCATATCTCTGAACAATCTATTCTTAGACAAGAAATTCAAAGGATTTGGAATGCCCAAATGGACAGATCCATTAAACCATTTGGCTTATGCAGATGACACTATAATATTTTCATTTACTGATCCTTACTCTCTGAAAAAAGTAGTTGACGTGCTCACAAACTACGAATAG